The Verrucomicrobium spinosum DSM 4136 = JCM 18804 genome includes a region encoding these proteins:
- a CDS encoding DUF2851 family protein, producing the protein MPAPADRYREFFHTVLGDSVAERPALKHWGQSMPELDLQSLWYAGEFGTEFTTVDGQRLAIRDFGVWNHAAGPDFTGCALQLNGKTLKGDIELDPDARDWERHGHGANPNYEQVVLHLFLHQPEARVFTRTAGHREVLQVYLTPDMLKSNARPQLLAEARLGRCSTPLRHMPEAAVGSLLEAAAQYRLQRKSERLHALVRLHGREQAVYQSLAAALGYRNNQRPFTILAQRLPLRTLLKRDATERESLLFGVSGFLESVRYEDTEPETRTYLRQLWSTWWKQREAYAEWLLPPNQPVWQIAGARPGNHPQRRLGALSAVLENWKQVFAPLREVAAWDRKRFVKILLDLKHDYWSQHYTLLAAPAAKALALIGASRAQEILANLAYPLLVPEDERLWMDYKDLPAVLDNQKVRRAALRLFGAETTADLFQKRLFQQQGLLQIYEDYCLEDDSSCEDCPFPERLKQWQ; encoded by the coding sequence ATGCCCGCCCCCGCTGACCGCTACCGTGAGTTTTTTCATACCGTCCTCGGTGATTCCGTGGCGGAACGCCCTGCGCTGAAGCACTGGGGCCAGTCCATGCCGGAGCTGGACCTCCAGAGCCTCTGGTATGCCGGGGAGTTTGGCACCGAGTTCACCACCGTGGACGGTCAGAGGCTCGCGATCCGCGATTTCGGTGTATGGAACCACGCCGCGGGTCCGGACTTCACCGGCTGTGCCCTGCAACTGAACGGCAAGACGCTGAAAGGCGACATCGAACTGGACCCGGACGCCCGCGACTGGGAACGGCACGGCCACGGGGCCAATCCCAACTACGAGCAGGTGGTGCTGCACCTCTTCCTCCACCAGCCGGAGGCGCGCGTCTTCACCCGCACCGCCGGTCACCGCGAGGTGTTGCAGGTGTATCTGACGCCAGATATGTTGAAGAGCAACGCCCGGCCCCAGCTCCTGGCTGAGGCCCGCCTGGGGCGCTGCTCCACCCCGCTGCGCCACATGCCAGAGGCCGCGGTGGGCAGTCTGCTGGAGGCCGCGGCCCAGTACCGTCTGCAGCGGAAGTCTGAACGGCTCCATGCCCTGGTCCGGCTGCATGGCCGCGAGCAGGCCGTGTACCAGAGCCTGGCCGCAGCACTGGGGTACCGGAACAACCAGCGCCCCTTCACCATCCTGGCGCAAAGGCTGCCCCTGCGCACCCTGCTCAAACGGGATGCCACAGAGCGCGAGTCCCTGCTCTTCGGAGTCTCAGGTTTCCTCGAATCCGTCCGTTACGAGGACACCGAACCGGAGACCCGCACTTACCTGCGCCAGCTCTGGTCCACCTGGTGGAAGCAGCGCGAGGCGTACGCAGAGTGGCTGCTCCCTCCCAACCAGCCCGTCTGGCAGATTGCGGGGGCCCGCCCGGGCAACCATCCCCAGCGTCGTCTCGGTGCGCTCAGTGCCGTGTTGGAAAACTGGAAACAGGTCTTCGCCCCGCTGCGGGAGGTTGCCGCCTGGGATCGGAAGCGCTTCGTGAAGATCCTGCTGGATCTCAAACACGACTACTGGAGCCAGCACTACACCCTGCTCGCCGCCCCTGCAGCCAAGGCCCTCGCCCTCATCGGCGCCTCCCGGGCCCAGGAGATCCTGGCCAACCTCGCCTATCCCCTGCTGGTGCCGGAGGACGAGCGTCTCTGGATGGACTACAAGGATCTGCCTGCGGTTCTGGACAACCAGAAGGTCCGCCGCGCCGCCCTGCGCCTCTTTGGCGCGGAGACCACCGCCGACCTCTTCCAAAAGCGCCTCTTCCAGCAGCAGGGCCTGTTGCAGATTTATGAGGACTACTGCCTGGAGGACGACTCCAGTTGTGAAGACTGCCCGTTCCCCGAGCGGCTGAAGCAGTGGCAGTAG
- a CDS encoding ABC transporter ATP-binding protein: protein MPSPPLLEARSLSKNYEARQVLREVSLTVCAGERVALTGPSGSGKTTLLNCLGGVDRPDSGKLLFDGQVMSDLNGKVLAELRRRSIGTIFQFFHLLPTLTAAENVEFPLQLLGVKHEARQQRVRELLERVGISHRAQALPSQLSGGEMQRVAIARAVAHQPRLLLADEPTGNLDSRSGGNILELLHEVSAEQGVALVLVTHSEEAAAICSRRIHLKDGRIVGTDETPAATLGTTSPQPAAPPR, encoded by the coding sequence ATGCCATCACCCCCGCTGCTTGAAGCCCGCTCACTCTCCAAGAACTACGAGGCCCGGCAGGTGCTCCGGGAGGTCTCGCTGACCGTCTGCGCGGGGGAACGGGTGGCGCTGACCGGCCCCTCCGGCAGCGGCAAGACCACGCTGCTGAATTGTCTGGGCGGGGTGGACCGGCCGGATTCCGGCAAGCTGCTCTTTGACGGCCAGGTGATGAGTGATCTGAACGGAAAGGTGCTGGCAGAGCTGCGGAGGAGGTCGATCGGGACGATCTTCCAGTTCTTCCACCTGCTGCCCACACTGACGGCGGCGGAGAATGTGGAGTTTCCCCTGCAACTGCTGGGGGTGAAGCATGAGGCGCGGCAGCAGCGGGTGCGGGAGCTGCTGGAGCGGGTGGGCATCTCCCACCGGGCGCAGGCGCTGCCCTCCCAGCTCTCGGGTGGGGAGATGCAGCGCGTAGCCATCGCCCGGGCCGTGGCGCATCAACCCCGGCTGCTGCTGGCGGATGAGCCCACGGGCAATCTCGACTCCCGCAGCGGGGGCAATATCCTCGAACTCCTCCATGAGGTCTCGGCCGAGCAGGGTGTGGCCCTGGTGCTGGTGACACACAGTGAAGAAGCGGCCGCCATTTGCTCGCGCCGCATTCATCTGAAGGATGGCCGGATTGTAGGGACGG